A region from the Musa acuminata AAA Group cultivar baxijiao chromosome BXJ1-10, Cavendish_Baxijiao_AAA, whole genome shotgun sequence genome encodes:
- the LOC135595606 gene encoding E3 ubiquitin-protein ligase RDUF1-like yields the protein MASMETASTYWCHHCCRFVLIWPWDAVICPDCGGGFLDAPGRFPLASETATEPRRRRVPSAVDNSSAAVGRRRQSSEIRFRRNNRASTGDRSPFNPVIVLRSPPVGGRRDADWTTNSSFELYYDDGTRSGLRPLPESMSEFLMGSGLERILDQLSQTEVDGIGGAPGFEYSPASKVAIESMPTIEIADGHISMESHCAVCKDPFVLGTEVREMPCKHIYHQDCILPWLSLRNSCPLCRHEMPTDVQEMEDDERTHVAENEEETVGLTIWRLPGGGFAVGRFTGGRRGTERELPMVYTEMDEGIRTAGTPRRISWSSRGNRSRESGRIVRAFRNFFSFFRRLRSPPTSSLSLTSESRSFSTTSLRHRRYPFFSRSYRGQSTSRVLEDGDDDN from the coding sequence ATGGCTTCCATGGAGACGGCATCGACGTACTGGTGCCACCACTGCTGTCGCTTCGTCCTCATTTGGCCCTGGGACGCAGTCATCTGCCCAGACTGTGGCGGTGGCTTCCTTGACGCGCCTGGCCGCTTTCCTCTTGCCTCCGAGACCGCTACCGAGCCTCGTCGCCGCCGCGTCCCTTCCGCCGTCGACAACAGCTCCGCGGCCGTCGGCCGTCGGCGCCAGTCCTCGGAAATTAGGTTCCGCCGTAACAATCGTGCGTCCACTGGCGACCGCTCTCCCTTCAACCCCGTCATTGTTCTTCGCAGTCCTCCCGTAGGCGGACGACGCGATGCGGATTGGACCACCAACAGCAGCTTCGAGCTCTACTACGATGACGGCACCCGATCCGGTCTCCGCCCCTTGCCGGAAAGCATGTCGGAGTTCTTGATGGGCTCGGGATTGGAGAGAATACTCGACCAGCTCTCCCAGACTGAGGTTGACGGAATCGGCGGTGCGCCTGGTTTCGAGTACTCGCCGGCTTCGAAGGTCGCCATCGAGTCTATGCCCACTATCGAGATCGCCGATGGCCATATCTCGATGGAGTCCCATTGTGCCGTCTGCAAGGACCCCTTCGTGCTCGGAACTGAGGTCCGTGAGATGCCCTGCAAACACATCTACCACCAGGATTGCATCCTGCCTTGGCTCTCGCTAAGAAATTCCTGCCCTCTTTGTCGCCATGAGATGCCGACGGATGTGCAAGAAATGGAGGACGACGAGCGGACTCATGTGGCTGAGAACGAGGAGGAGACGGTGGGGCTCACCATATGGAGGCTTCCAGGTGGTGGGTTCGCTGTTGGGAGGTTCACTGGTGGCAGGAGAGGCACGGAAAGAGAGCTTCCTATGGTTTACACAGAGATGGATGAAGGAATTAGGACCGCTGGCACACCGAGAAGGATATCGTGGTCCTCAAGAGGAAATAGATCCAGAGAGAGTGGAAGAATTGTTCGGGCATTCCgcaatttcttctccttcttcaggCGTCTTCGATCTCCTCCTACATCTTCACTGAGTCTGACCTCCGAGTCTCGCTCTTTCTCAACCACTTCTCTTAGACACAGGAGATATCCATTCTTCAGTAGGAGCTATCGGGGACAGAGCACAAGTAGGGTATTGGAGGATGGTGATGATGATAACTGA